TACATCCGCGGCCGCGTCCTCGAGGCGAAGGGCGACGTCGCGGGCGCCGACGCGATGGTCGACGATCCGAAGGCCTGGATCGCGAGCTTCGGCCCGTGCTGGGCGCTCCGCGCGCGCCTCGCGAAGGGGACCCCCGCCGGGAACGCGGCCGCGAGCGAGGCCCTCGCCCACGATCCGCTGAGCGTCGAGGCCGCCTGCGGGACCGTCGGCGCGGCCCCCGCCCCGAGCCCCAGTGTTCCGTTGTGCGACGCCGCGAACAAACGGGGGGAGCCGGACATCGGGCACGATTGACCTGAGCGCGGAGAGGCCGGATAATTTCGTGTCCTCGCGATCTTGGACGCGGTCCACCCGCTCCCACACCGGCTTGGTCGATGAACGCGCTCACGTACGCCACCGCTCAGATCCTGCGCGTTCTGCCGCGGACGAGGATCACGCGCGCGATGGGGAAGCTCGCGGACTACGAGTGGGGCGATCGCCTCGGCAAGGCTGTCGTCGACGCCTACGCGCGCGCGTACGACGTCGAGTGGAACGAGTGCAAGAAGACGAGCGGCTTCCGGAGCTTCGACGAGTTCTTCACGCGCGAGCTGCGGGAAGGGGCCCGCGTCTTCCCGACCGATCCGAAGGTCGTCATCAGCCCCGCCGACGGGCGCGTCGACTCGATCGGCCCGGTCGACGGGCGCACCTTCTCGGTGAAGGGGCGGCCGTACGACGTCGAGGAGCTCGTCGGCGACGCGGAGGACGCGAAGCGCTACGCGGGCGGGCAGGGGTGCGTCGTCTACCTCTCGCCGCGCGACTACCACCGCGTGCACGCGCCCGTCGCGGGGACGATCGAGCTCGTGCGCTCGATGCCGGGAGACTACTACCCGGTCAACGCGATCGGCGTGCGGCACGTCCACAACCTCTTCGTGCGGAACCGCCGCGTCGCGATCGTGATCGACACGCCGGCGCTCGGTCGTGTGACGGTGGTGATGGTCGCGGCGATGGTGGTGGGGCGCATCACCGTGACGGGCATCGACGCGCGCGACGTGCCGTTCGGCGTGCAGCGGCTCGCGTCGCCGCTCGCGGCCCTCCGCGGCGACGAGATCGGCATCTTCCGCCTCGGCTCGACCGCGGTCGTGTTCTTCGAGCCGTCGGCGAAGCTCGAGTGGCTCGTCTCCGAGGGGCCGGTGCGCTTCGGCCAGCCCTTCGCCAAGGGCACCGCTGAATGAGCGACGGGCCCAAGGCCGAGCCGCTCGACGAGATCATCCTCGGCGAGGACGACGCGACGCCGATCGCGCCGCCGCCGCCGAAGGCCTCGCAGCCGCCGCCGCTTCGCTCGAAGCCGCCCGAAAAAGGCTCGATTCCCCCGCATTTTCCGCCTCCCTCGCAGAAACGGAGCTCGCAGCGCGTCCGGGCTGCCGCCGATGTAGGGCAAGGTGGCGACGGCGATCGTGACTCTCAGGCGCGCAAGCGTGCGAAGATGACGTTGCGCATCCCGGACGACGAGGTCGCCCGTCCGGCGGACGAGATCACGATCCCACTCGTCTCGAAGAGCAGCAGCAACGACACGATGTCCGGTTCCCCGCCGCAGCTGAACGCCGACGACACGCTCGAGCTGCCGAGCGACGAGCTGCGTGCGCGCTCGGCGGCGGCGCTCGGCGAGGTCGTGCAGCCGCAGGCGCAGCCGGCGGCGCCGCCCGCGCCCGGGGTCGATCCTTCGCACGAGCCGGGCTGGACGCCGCAGCAGCCGCAGGTCGATCCCGGCGTCATCCAGCCGACGCCGATCGTCGAGGTGAAGGGCTCGATGAGCCCGGCGCAGGACTTCCCGAGCTCGGAGGAGATCCCGGTCGCGGTCGACCTCGGCCTCGTGAACGACGACGTCGCGACCTCGCCGAAGCTCCCGACGTCGGAGGAGATCCGCATCGACGACGGCGATCGCGTCAGCGTGATCGAGACGGGCGAGGTCGAGATCAACGCCGACGATCTGATGAGCGTCGACTCGCTGCCGATCCCGCCGCCGGTGAAGACGGCGGGCAAGTACCCGGCCTATCGCTCCGACGCCCCGTCGCCGCCGCAGACCGCGACCGCGATGATGGCGAACGCGCCCGCGCCGGTCGCGGTGCCCTCGCAGCCGCCGCCCCCGCCGCCGGCCGCCGCCTCCGCGCCCGTCGTCGCTCCGCCCGTCGTCGTGCCGCCGCCGCCGATGGCGATCGCGCCCGCCGCGCCCGCGCCCTCCAAGCCGGTCGAGCCGGCGGCGGCGCAGCCCGCGATGGCGGCGCGCCGGCCGTCGTCGCCCGCGTTCCCGGCCGCGGGAGCCGGCGCGCTCGCGCCGCCGCCGATGACCGACAACGCCGCGAACCGCAAGAAGACGCGGCCGTGGTGGGAAGAGCTCTTCAACGACGACTTCATCCGCACGATGGCGAAGATCAGCGACGCGCAGATCGGCGCGGAGGCCACCTTCGTCGAGGAGAGCCTCGGCTGCGAGGCGGGCGCGATGATCCTCGATCTCGCCTGCGGGACCGGCCGCCACGCGGTGGAGCTCGCGTCGCGCGGCTACCAGGTCGTCGGGTTCGACCTCAGCCTCGCGATGCTCGCGCGCGCCTCCGACGAGGCGCAGGACCGGAAGCAGAAGATCAACTTCGTCCAGGGCGACATGCGCGAGATGACCTTCGAAGAGACCTTCGACGGCGTCTACTCGTGGAACACGAGCTTCGGCTACTTCGACGAGGTGCAGAACAGCGCCGTCATCGCGAAGGTGCACAAGTCGCTGAAGAAGGGCGGCCAGTTCCTCCTCGACGTCGTGAACCGCGACTACATCGTCCGGCAGGCGCCGTCGCTCGCGTGGTTCGAGGGCGACGGCTGCATCTGCATGGACGAGATGCAGATCGACTTCATCACGAGCCGGATGAAGGTGAAGCGCACGCTGATGATGGACGACGGGCGCACGAAGGAGATCGAGTACTCGATCCGCGTGTACTCGCTCCACGAGCTCGGCAAGATGCTCCACGACAACGGGTTCCGCGTCGCGGAGGTGAGCGGGCGCACCGCGACGCCGGGCGTCTTCTTCGGCTGCGAGGCCCCGCGCACGTTGATCCTGGCCGAGAAGCGCTGAGGCCCGCGATGCCGGACGGGTCAGGGGCCCTCGCCAGCACCGGCTTCAGGGCGCTGATCCTCGAGGGGGACGAGCTCGTCACCACGCGCGAGCTCGACGCCGTCACGGCGGCGCACGCGGCGGGGAAGCGCTTCTGGGTCGAGCTCGTCGAGAAGACGGCGGTGACCGACAAGCTCCTCGGCGAGGTCCTCAAGATCCACCCCGTCGCGATCGAGGACGTCTGGAACGACATCGGGCTGCCGAAGGTCGAGGATTTCCATGAATACGTGCTCCTCGTCATGCACGGGGTTCTCGACAAGGACGTGGAAGGTGACGACGTCCCGCTCGGCCTCGCCGAGCTCGACATGGTCATCGGACGGAACTTCCTCGTCACGCACGCGAACGACGAGAAGGTCTGCGCGGTGTCGCCGGTGCTCACCGAGGTGCAGCGCAACGCGAAGCAGATGAAGAAGGGGCCGGCGTGGGTCGCGCACGCGATCGTCGACCGCCTCGTCGACGAGTACATCCCGGTCGTCGACCGCTTCGAGCGCGAGATCATCGAGGCGGAGGCGCACATCCTCGAAGGCCGCGCGTCGAGGAAGCAGGACGTGACGCTGCGGCAGATCCTCCGGATCAAGCGGAGCCTCCAGATGCTCCGCCGCACCACGATCGGCCAGCGCGAGATCCTGCATCGCCTCGCGCGCGCCGAGTTCGACGAGATCCCGCGCGAGCTGATCCCGTTCTTCCGCGACGTCTACGATCACTTCGCGCGGGTGACGGAGCTCGTCGACAGCTACCGCGAGCTCACCGGCGCCCTCATCGACGCGCACTTCGCGATGCAGTCGCAGCAGATGAACGAGATCATGAAGCGGCTCACGCTGATCTCGACCATCATGCTGCCGCTCTCGCTCATCGCCGGCATCTATGGGATGAACTTCAAGCACGTCTTCCCGGAGCTCGACCTCGAGTACGGCTACTTCTACGCGCTCGGCCTGATGGCCTTCGTCGCCACCTCGATCGTCCTCTACTTCAGGAAGAAGCGCTGGCTCTGACGCCGGCGCGCCTCAGCCGCCGAGGGTGAAGGAGAAGGTCGCGCCCTGGTCGGGGACGGCGTCGGCCCAGATCGTCCCGCGGTGGTGGTGGATGATGCGCTGCACGATCGCGAGCCCGATCCCGGTGCCGTCGAAGTCGGTCTTCGCGTGCATGCGCTGGAACGGCGTGAACGGGCTCTCGCTCCGCTTCGAGTCGAAGCCGGCGCCGTCGTCCTTCACGAAGTAGATCCGCTCCCCGTCCGGCCCTTGCTGCTTGCAACCGACCTCGATCGTGGCGCGCGGCTTCTTGCTGCTGAACTTCCACGCGTTGCGGAGCAGGTTCTCGAGCGCGATGCACATGAGCCGCTCGTCGCCGTAGACCTCGAGCGTGGGCGGGCAGAGGAACTCGACGTTGCGCTCGGGATCGGCGCTCGTGATGTCGCTCATCACCTTGCGCGCCACCGCGGCGAGGTCGAAGTGCTTCGCCTCCAGCCGCGTGCGGCTGATCTGCGAGAGGCGGAGGAGGTCGGCGATGAGCTGCTCCATCCGCACCGCCGCGCCTTCGATCCGGCCGAGGAGGCGCTTGCCCTCGTCGTCGAGGACGTGGCTGTAGTCCTCGAGGAGGACCTTCGTGAAGCCGGCGAGGGGACGGAGCGGCGCGCGGAGGTCGTGCGAGACCGAGTAGTTGAACGCGTCGAGCTCCGCGAGCGTGCGCTCGTGCGCGGCGACCTCGGCCGCGAGCTTCTGCTTGCTGCGGTAAAGCTCGAGGAAGATGCGGACCTTGCTCAGGAGCACGTGCGCGTTCACCGGCTTGAAGAGGACGTCGACCGCGCCGCTCTCGTAGCCCTCGAAGATGCTGTCCGGCGTCTCGAGCATCGCGGTGACGAAGATGATCGGCACCTCCCGCGCGCGCGGGTTGCTCCGCGCGAGGCGCGCGACCTCGAAGCCGTCCATCTCCGGCATCTGGACGTCGAGCAGCACCACCGCGTACTGCCGCTTCAGGAGCTCGATGAGCGCCTCGTTGCCGGAGGTCGCGCGGACGACCTCGCAGTCGAGGCTCGAGAGGAGCGCCTCCATCGCGATGATGTTCGCCTCGATGTCGTCGACGACGAGGATGCGCGGCCGAGACACCATCCGCGTTCGAGCGTACGCGCTCATGGTTCGTACCGGTAGATGCGCTCGGCGCGCGCGAACGGCTTGAACCTCTCGTCGCACGTCGACCCGGGCAGCTCCTCGCTCGTGCCGAGGACGAGGAAGCCGCCGGGGACGAGGCTCGCGGCGAGCTTGTCGAGGACCCGTCGCCGGAGCTCCTGGCCGAAGTAGATGAGCACGTTGCGACAGAAGACGACATGCATCTCGCCGAACACCTGATCTCCGACGAGGTCGTGCTGGAAGAAGACGAGCCGTTTCCGGAGCGCCTCGCGCATCGCGATGCGATCGTACGCGGCGGTCAACCACGTCCCGAGATCGGAGGTCGCGCCGGCCGCGCGGTGGTTCTTCGTGAACGTCGTGACGTGCCGGGCCGGGTACACGCCGTCCTTCGCCTGCGCGATGGCGCGCTGGCTCACGTCGGTGCCGTAGATCTGCGTGCGCTCGTCGAGGCCCTCTTCGTGGATCAGGATCGCAGTGGAGTAGGCCTCCTCGCCCGAGGCGCAGCCGGCGTGCCAGATCTTCGGGAGGGCGTAGGTGCGGAGGAGCGGGACCACCTTGGTCCGCAGCGCGAGGTAGACCTCCGGATCGCGGAACAGATCGGTGACGCGCACGGTGATGGCGTCGAGGACGTCGGCGAACGCGTCGCGATCGTGCAGCACCTCGTGCTGGAGCGCGCCGAGGTTCGCCGCCCCCGACGCCGCGAGGGCGGCCTGCACGCGGCGCTCGATCGACGGGCGCGAGTAGTCGCGGAGGTCGTAGCCCCAGCGCCGCGCGATCGCCTCGAGGAACAGGTCGATCTCGATCCGCTCGACGTCCCCCGCGCTCGTCATGCCGCGCCGCTCATCCGCGAGTGGAGCACGCCGAGCAGCGCGTCGGTGTCGATCGGCTTCGGGAGGTAGTCCGTCGCGCCCGCCTCCATGCAGCGCTCGAGGTCGCCCTTCATCGCCTTCGCCGTGAGGGCGATGATCGGGAGCGCGGCGAAGCGGGGCTGCGCGCGGATCCTCCGCGTCGCCTCGAAGCCGTCCATCTCCGGCATCATCACGTCCATGAGGACCGCGTTCACGTCGGGCTGCGCCGCGAGCACGTCGAGCGCGACCGCGCCCGTCTCCGCGACGAGCACGTCGGCGCCGCGCGCGCGGAGCATCGCCGAGAGCGCGTAGACGGTGCGCATGTCGTCGTCGACGACGAGGATCTTCTTGCCGCCGAGCTTCACGTCGGCGTCGCGGACCTTCGCCGGCCGGTGGCGCGGCGCGCCGGCCTCGAGCCGCCGGACGAAGAGGCGGATCTCGTCGAGGAGGCGATCGGTCGACGCGCCCTCCTTCAGCACCACCGCCTCGGCGTAGCTCTCGAGCCGCGCCGCCTCCGCGCGGCTGAGCGGTCGCTGCGTGTAGATGACGACGGCCGGCATCTCGGCGTTCCGGCCGGCGGAGCGCTTCTCGAGCGTCTCGAGGAGCTCGAGCTCCCCCGCGTCGGGCACGGCGAGATCGACGATCATGCAGGCGAACTCCTCCTCCTCGAGGATCGTGAGCGCGCTCTCGGTGCTCGCGGCGTGGGTGGCGCGGAGGCCGCTCGTGACGAGCTGCTCGACGAGCTTGTCGCCGAGCGCCTTGTCCGGCTCGATGACGAGGACCTTGTACGCGCCGCGATCCGGCTTGCGCCCGAGCTCCTCGACGACGCGGACGAGGTCGGGGCGCTCGGCCGGCTTCATGAGGTAGCCCGCGGCGCCGAGCGCGAGGCCGCGATCGGCCATCTCGACGCCGCTGATGAAGTGGACCGCGATCGACGCGGTGGCGGGCTCGGCGCGCAGCGCCTCCATCACCGCCCAGCCGTCCATGTCGGGGAGGCGGACGTCGAGGATGATCCCGCGCGGCCGGCGGGCGCGGGCGATCTCGAGCCCGGCCCCGCCGGTGGAGGCGATCGCGTGGGAGAGGCCGCGCTCCGCGATGATGTGGCCGAGCACGCCCGCGAACGTCGCGTCGTCCTCGATCACGAGCAGGTCGAGCTCCTCCGCCGGCGGCTCCGGCTCCGGGGTCGTGATCGTGACCGCGTTCGGCGGCGCGAGGCTGACCATCGTCGCGTCCGCGCGCTCGGGGAGGACACACGTGAACGTGCTGCCCTGGCCGGGCGTGCTCTCGAGGTGGAGCTCCCCGCCGAGGAGGTTCGCGAACTCGCGCGCGATGCCGAGCCCGAGCCCGGTCCCGCCTTGCCGCCGCTGCGCCGAGCCGTCGAGCTGCTCGAACGGCTCGAAGATGCGCGCCTGATGCTCGCGCGGGACGCCGGGCCCGGTGTCGGTGACCGCGAACGCGACCGACGCGGAGAGGGGGAGGCCGCGCTTGCCGCGCGCCTTTGGCCGCTCGATGCGGAGGCCGACCCGGCCCTGCTCGGTGAACTTGATCGCGTTGCCGAGCAGGTTGGTGAGGATCTGCGCGAGGCGCTGCCCGTCGGTGTCGATCGCGTCGGGGAGGCCGGGCGCGATCTCGATCGTGAGCTCGAGCTCCTTCTCCCGCGCGAGCGGCTCGAACGTGCGGCGCGCGCGGTCGACGACGTCCTCGATGCGGACCGTCTCGACGCGCAGCGTCTGCTTGCCGGCCTCCACCTTCGCGAGGTCGAGGACCTGGTTGATGAGGAGGAGGAGGTCCTTGCCCGCGGAGTGGACCGTGCGCGCGTACTCGACCTGGCGCGAGGTGAGGTTGCCCTCCGCGTTGTCCTCGAGGAGCTTCGAGAGGAGGAGCATGCTGTTCAGCGGCGTCCGCAGCTCGTGCGACATGTTCGCGAGGAACTGGGACTTGTACGCGCTCACGGTCGTGAGCTCGGCGGCCTTCTTCTCGAGCTGGCGGCCGACGTCCTGGAGCGCGGCGTTGCGGTGCTCGAGCGCGCCGCGCTGGGACGCGAGCTCCTCGTTCGTCTGCCGCAGCTCCTCCTGCTGGCAGCGCAGCTCTTCGTTCGTCGACTTCAGCTCCTCCTCTTGTTCGCGGAGGCGCTCCGCTTGCTCCTGCGTCCGCGCGAGGAGCGTCTGCGTCGCGGCGCGGCTCCGCGCGACGGCGAGCGCGATCGCGACCGACTCGCGCGCGGCCTCGAGCAGCTCGCGCGCCTCCGCGGTGAGCTCGCCGAAGAGCGCGAGCTCGAGGATGCCGGTCACGGCGCCCACCTGCACGAGCGGGACGAGGACGAGGCACCGCGGCTCCGCCTCGCCGAGGCCGGAGCGGATGCGGAGGAACCCCGCCGGCACCTCCTCGATGACGCGGATCTCGGCGTCGCGCGCGGCCTCGCCGACGAGGCCCTCTCCGATCGTGAACAGGCGGACGAGATCGCCGCTCTCTTCGCCGGGCGCGAGCGCGTGATGGCCGATGAGGTGGAGCGTGCGATCGTCGAGGCGGTAGAGCGCGGCGGCGGGGGCGTCGATCCGGCGCGCGAGCGTGCGCACGGTGCGGGTCGCCACCTCCTCCTCGTCGAGATCGCCGCGGAGCCGATCGGCGAGCTCCATCAGGCTCGACTTGATCCAGTCGCGCGCCTCTCGCTCCGCGGCGCCGGCGGCGAGCGAGTCGGCCATGCGGTTCGCTTCCTTCGCTACCGCGGCGAGCTCGTCGTCGCCCGTCACCGCGATGTGCTCGTCGAAGCGGCCGTCGCCGAAGCGGGTGAAGCCGTCATGGAGGAGCGCGAGCGAGCGCACGACGTCGCGCATGATCCAGAGCGAGACCGCGAGGACGACGGCGAGGCACATGAAGAGGACGATGAGCTGCTGCCGCGCGCCGGCGCGCTCCGCGGCGATCGCGCCGTCGAAGGTCGCCTTGAGATCGCTCTGATCGAACGCGACGAGCCGGCTCAGGAGCTCGTGCGCCTGCACCTGCTTCGCCTGCATCGCGCTCATCGAGGCGATCGCGTCTTCGTCGCCCTGTCCCGCCATCATGCGGCGCGACACGTCGAACGCGGCCTCGTGGTAGGCGACGAGCGCGGCGCGGAAGTCCTTCGCGACGGTCGGGTCGAGGAGCGCGCGGCTCGCGTCCACGTCGGCGAGGATGCGGTCGCGCAGCTCGTTCGTGCGCTCGAGGAGCTCCATGTCGTGCGCCGCGACCGCGTCCTGGTACGCGCGCTTCAGCGTCGCGAAGTCGCCTTGCAGCTTGGGGCCGAGCTCGAGCTTCGGGATCTGCTGCTCCTGGATCCGGAGGAGCTGCCCCTCGACGTCGCGCGTCACGAGCATGTTCGTGACGATGACGACGAGGAACGCGAGGGCCGTGCTCACCGCGATCGTCCAGAGGCGTACGCGGAGCGAGGCCTTCATGGCTTGATCGTCACCGGTCTCGCGTCGCCGAGCTTCGTCGCGCCGCCGACGTAGCCGATCGCGGTGGGGTGCGCGAGGACGTATTTCACGACGTCGTCTTCGCTCGAGAGCTCCGGCGGCGGGACGTCACGACCGGAGAAGATGATCTGCTGCCAGTAGCTCTTCACCGCCGCGACCGATCGCTTGAGCACCTCGCTCGAGAACCTCTCGCGCACCGGCGAGGTGGCGGCGAGGTCGATCGGCTTCACGACGTCGCCGTTCGGCCAGCGCGTCGTCTTCTTGAGGAACACGTCGGTGAGGAACGCGCGGTCGAGCGCGACGTACGGGTTCTTCGGATGGATGATGACGACGAACGACGGCGTGTCGGCCGCGGCGGCCGGCGCGAAGGCGAGTGCGAGGAGGAACGCCCGGCGCTTCATCGGAGCTCAGAAGTGCACCGTGCTCTTCACGAAGAAGGCACCCCAGTTCTGGGTCATCGCCGTCGTCGGCGTCCCGCCGTTCAGGGCGGGGTCCAGGCCCGCGGTCCCGCTGATCGCGTGGCCTTCGAGCTTGACGATCCACCATGGATTGACGTCGAAGCGCAGCGTCGCCGCGACGTCGTGCATGGACTTGTCGCGCCCGGAGCGGTCGGCGACGGTCGCGTACGTGGCCGAGTAGTAGAGGCCCGGCGTGAACCACGACGCGAAGCGGTACGAGGCCATGGCGTAGAAGGACTCGGTGACGATGGGGGCCTGCGGCGGAAGGAGCGGCGAGTCGTATTGCGCGGTCGAACGCGCGTACTCCGTCGCGAGGAGGAGCCGATCGCGGACGTACTCCGCCGACAGGATCCCGATGACCGCGCGGAGGCCGAGCGTGCTCGGTCCCGGCGGGTACTGGGGATTGCCGGGCGGGATGATGAAATCGAGGTTGAGCTTGGCCGCCTCGAGCGTGCCGCCGACGCGCAGGCCCTCGAGCGGCGTCTCCCACATCGCGCGTTCGCCGACGACGTACGGGACGTCGACGTTCGTGATCGGCTGCGCGGACGTCGTCTGGTTGCCGGGATCGACGAAGATCGTCCCGCCGAACAGCCGGTACTCGAACGCGCCGAGGCTCCCGAGCCGGACCCGTCCGTAGACCTCGCCGCCGGTCTGCGCGAGCAGGAAGTCGCGGCTCGTGAGGGAGTAGACCGACTGCGGGAGCAGGATCGGGACGCGCGCGGCGTCGATGTCGGCGACGTCGTTGTAGAGCCCGAACGGGATCTTCACGCGCCCCGCGCGGACTCCGAGCCAGTCCTCGAGCTTGTAGTCGAGGTAGAACCAGTCGACGCGCGGCGTGTAGTTGCCGAGCGCGCCGAGGTCGCGGGAGAAGAGCTGGATGCCGGTCCGCAGCTTGTCCGTGAGCGGAACGGTGAAGTTGATGCCGACCTCGGTGAACTCGAAGCTGCCTCGCTTCGACTTCGCGAACCAGTTGTTGCCGGTCGTCAGCATGAAGCCCGGGCTCACGAACCCGTGCACCTCGACCTTCCGCTCGTCGCCGACGGGGAAGTCGGCCGCGCGCGCGTCGGGGGCCACCGTTGCGGCGAGCAGCAGCGCGGCGCCGATGAGCGTTTGTCGGGACGAAACGAGGCCTCGCAAGGGAGCCCCACGATACCATCCCTATCGATGGAATCGCCGAAGAACCCTCAATTCGCGAGCGGCTCGTGGCAGCAGCGCGTCCCCGTCTCGGCGCCGTTGTACACGTCGTTGTGCCCGACCTGGAACTGACGGCACGCGTGACGGCTCGGGATCCACCACGAGCCCTTGAGGACCTCTTTCCAGCCCATCTTCTTGCCGTGGTCGGCCTGGACCCACTCCTCCACGTTCCCGGCGAGGTCCTGGACGCCGAAGGGGCTCGCGCACTTGGCGCTCGAGGCGACGGGCGCGCGGTGGTCGACGAGCCGCCCCGGCCGCCCGATGTTCTCGCTGATGTCGACGTTGCACGCGGTGGAGTCGCGCTCCCACCCGTAGGGGTAGGGCCGCATCTCCTCGCCCTCGCACGCGAAGACCCACTCGCGCTCCTTGCAGAGGCGCCCGCCCTCGGACTCGCAGAGCTTCTTCGACGCCGTCCACGACATGAAGTGGCGCGGCAGGTCGGAGCCCGCCTCGCGGCGCTCGGTGACGTCGATGCAGTAGCGCATGTGGACGCGCTTCTTCGACTTGCAGACCGACGGCGCATACCGCGCGCAGCGGAACTCGTGGTACCGGCTCGTGGGCGGGTCCTTCCACTCGAGGCACTTCTGCTCGACGTCGGGGCAATACTCGCCCTCGACGAGGACCATCCCCTCCGGGCACACGGGCGGCGGCGCTTCTTTCGGCGCCTCCTTGGGCGCCGCCGGCGCCTGCGGAACGACGGTGGCGAACGCGATCGTCGCCTCCGCGGGAGGCGCCGGCCGAGGCTCCCGCGCGCTGCACGCCGCGAGCAGCAACAGTCCGAGGCCGGGGCCCCAGAAGCGGCCGCGCATGCGGTCGCGAAGCGACCCGAGCGCGGAGCGCGAGGGCCGTGTCTGGGGTGGGGGTGTCGGGGGCGAAGCCCCTGACGTTGAACAGCCCCACGTACGGGCGGGCGAGGAGGCCATGGGGGTGACGCACGGGCTTAACCCAGGAACGGCGATGTGCCCACCCGAAAAGGCAGAGCCTGATCCGATGATCAGTCCTCCGGGAGCGCGATGCCGTCGGGGTACACGCCGACCTGCCAGCGTTTCTTGATCGCGAGGGTCTCGCGGTCGAGCTCCACCACGCTGCCGGGCCCGACGTGGTCGCCCTCGCAGACGAGGTAGACGCGGCCGTCCTTCGCGACCTTCACGACGTGGGGCAGCGCGCACTCGGCCTTCGTGATCGCGCCGCGGCCCACCACCTTCGCCGCGACCATGTCGACCTTGGCGAGGCCGTCGGGGGCCTGGGTCGGGACGATGATCGTCGTGTCGTCGACGAAGGCGGGCATGAACGCCTTCGCCGCGAGCGGCACCGTGCGCTCGGGGACGAGCTTCTTCGTCGCGCGATCGTAGACGCGCACGTCCTGGCCCTCGAGGTCGGCGAGGACGACGTACGACTCGTCGGGCGAGAGCGTCGCGGAGTAGGGGCCGTAGCGCGGGACGCCGGGGACGCCGGGAGACGAGCCGAGCGGGATGCGCGCGGTGGGGAGGCCCGGCGCGGCGAGGTCGACGACGGCGAGCTCGTCGGAGCCGTAACACGCGACGAACGCGGTCTTGTCGTCCTTCGTGATCGCGACGCCGTGCGGGGCGGTGCAGACCGCGCGCGAGTCGATGCGCGTCATCGTCTTCGCGTCGACGAGGACGAGGTGCGCGAACATCGTCGCGGGGCTCGCCGCGCCCTTGGCCGCGACGTCCATCGCGCGGCGCATGTCGAAGTGCGTGACGATGACGCGCGCGCGATCGTGCGTGAGCAGGACGTCGCCGGGGTTCTCGTCGACGTCCATCTCGTCGGTGATCGCGAGGTTCGCGAGGTCGAGGCGGACGAGCCGTCCGACGTCGGTGCCGCCGCCGTGGGTGGCGTGCGGGTCCTTCTTCTTGGTCGGCGCGGGCGGGAACGCGAGGGCGACGAACATCTTCTGCGCGACGGGGTCGATCGCGAGGTGGTGCGGCGCCTCGTGCTCGTCGGGATCGAGATCGACCGGCACGTCGATGACGGCGTCGCCGTCGCGATCGAAGACGCTGATCGTGTCGGAGCCGTTGTTCGTGACGTACGCGGCGCGCGCGCGCGGGATCGAGATCGCGGCGCCCTTCGTGAGCGGCCCTTCGCTCTTCTTCGCGTCGCCTCGCTTGCAGCTCGAGCAGCCGCTCGCCACGATCGACGCGATGAGCGCGAGCGCGATGAGGTAGAAGGGGCGGGTGCGCCTCGTTACGCTTTCCGTCATCGCCTGCGCATTGTCTATCACCGCGGCGGCGAGCGCGAACGGCCGTTTCCCCGAGGCGCAGCAGATCGCGACCGTGCCGGGCAGCCCGAACGACGTGTACCTCCGGACGACCTTCGGCGTCCTCGTGTCTCACGACGCGGGGAAGACCTGGCGCTGGATCTGCGAGCGCGCGCTCGGCTACGACGGGCAGTGGGATCCGGCGATCGCGGCGACGAAGGACGGCCGCCTCTGGGTCGGCCTCGAGACCGGGCTCGGCTCGACGAAGGACGGCTGCTCGTTCGATCCTTCGCCCGAGCTCGAAGGCGAGACGGTGAAGGACATCACCGTGGACGGGAAGGGCGAGACCGTCTTCGCGATCACGGGGCGGCCCGGGACGAAGAGCCACGTCTGGCGGCGCACGCCGGAGAGCGGGCGCTTCGAGAAGCTCGCCGGCCTCGACGACGTGAACGTCATGACGATCGAGGTCGCGCCCTCCAATTCGGCGCGCGTCTACGTGAGCGGGCAGCCGTACGCGACGATCCGCGGGCA
The Labilithrix sp. genome window above contains:
- a CDS encoding protein-glutamate O-methyltransferase CheR — its product is MTSAGDVERIEIDLFLEAIARRWGYDLRDYSRPSIERRVQAALAASGAANLGALQHEVLHDRDAFADVLDAITVRVTDLFRDPEVYLALRTKVVPLLRTYALPKIWHAGCASGEEAYSTAILIHEEGLDERTQIYGTDVSQRAIAQAKDGVYPARHVTTFTKNHRAAGATSDLGTWLTAAYDRIAMREALRKRLVFFQHDLVGDQVFGEMHVVFCRNVLIYFGQELRRRVLDKLAASLVPGGFLVLGTSEELPGSTCDERFKPFARAERIYRYEP
- a CDS encoding SUMF1/EgtB/PvdO family nonheme iron enzyme, with the protein product MRGRFWGPGLGLLLLAACSAREPRPAPPAEATIAFATVVPQAPAAPKEAPKEAPPPVCPEGMVLVEGEYCPDVEQKCLEWKDPPTSRYHEFRCARYAPSVCKSKKRVHMRYCIDVTERREAGSDLPRHFMSWTASKKLCESEGGRLCKEREWVFACEGEEMRPYPYGWERDSTACNVDISENIGRPGRLVDHRAPVASSAKCASPFGVQDLAGNVEEWVQADHGKKMGWKEVLKGSWWIPSRHACRQFQVGHNDVYNGAETGTRCCHEPLAN
- a CDS encoding response regulator; this translates as MKASLRVRLWTIAVSTALAFLVVIVTNMLVTRDVEGQLLRIQEQQIPKLELGPKLQGDFATLKRAYQDAVAAHDMELLERTNELRDRILADVDASRALLDPTVAKDFRAALVAYHEAAFDVSRRMMAGQGDEDAIASMSAMQAKQVQAHELLSRLVAFDQSDLKATFDGAIAAERAGARQQLIVLFMCLAVVLAVSLWIMRDVVRSLALLHDGFTRFGDGRFDEHIAVTGDDELAAVAKEANRMADSLAAGAAEREARDWIKSSLMELADRLRGDLDEEEVATRTVRTLARRIDAPAAALYRLDDRTLHLIGHHALAPGEESGDLVRLFTIGEGLVGEAARDAEIRVIEEVPAGFLRIRSGLGEAEPRCLVLVPLVQVGAVTGILELALFGELTAEARELLEAARESVAIALAVARSRAATQTLLARTQEQAERLREQEEELKSTNEELRCQQEELRQTNEELASQRGALEHRNAALQDVGRQLEKKAAELTTVSAYKSQFLANMSHELRTPLNSMLLLSKLLEDNAEGNLTSRQVEYARTVHSAGKDLLLLINQVLDLAKVEAGKQTLRVETVRIEDVVDRARRTFEPLAREKELELTIEIAPGLPDAIDTDGQRLAQILTNLLGNAIKFTEQGRVGLRIERPKARGKRGLPLSASVAFAVTDTGPGVPREHQARIFEPFEQLDGSAQRRQGGTGLGLGIAREFANLLGGELHLESTPGQGSTFTCVLPERADATMVSLAPPNAVTITTPEPEPPAEELDLLVIEDDATFAGVLGHIIAERGLSHAIASTGGAGLEIARARRPRGIILDVRLPDMDGWAVMEALRAEPATASIAVHFISGVEMADRGLALGAAGYLMKPAERPDLVRVVEELGRKPDRGAYKVLVIEPDKALGDKLVEQLVTSGLRATHAASTESALTILEEEEFACMIVDLAVPDAGELELLETLEKRSAGRNAEMPAVVIYTQRPLSRAEAARLESYAEAVVLKEGASTDRLLDEIRLFVRRLEAGAPRHRPAKVRDADVKLGGKKILVVDDDMRTVYALSAMLRARGADVLVAETGAVALDVLAAQPDVNAVLMDVMMPEMDGFEATRRIRAQPRFAALPIIALTAKAMKGDLERCMEAGATDYLPKPIDTDALLGVLHSRMSGAA